ATGCGTTTGCGGAAACATATCTACCGGTCGTACGCGGGTTACCTTGTAATGTTCGTCCATCAAAGCTAAGTCACGGGCTTGGGTAGCGCTGTTGCAGCTTACATAAACCACTTTCTCAGGCGCTATTTTCAGGATTTGTTCCACTACATCTTTGTGCATCCCGTCACGCGGTGGGTCGGTGATGATGACATCGGGTTGGCCATGTTGTGCAATGAAGTCGTCATTGAAAACATTCTTCATATCGCCTACATAGAACTCACAGTTGGTGATGCTGTTGCGCTTGGCATTTTCTTTAGCATCTGCAATAGCTTCAGGAACGGCTTCTACACCAATCACTTTTTGAGCTTGTTTGGAAACAAATTGCGCAATGGTTCCGGTGCCGGTGTATAAATCATATACCACTTCGTTACCGGTAAGTCCGGCAAATTCACGAGTGATTTTGTATAGTTCGTAAGCTTGGTCCGAATTGGTTTGGTAGAACGATTTGGCGTTAATGCTAAAATGCAAGCCTTCCATTTCTTCTAAGATATACTCTCGGCCTTTGAACAGTTTGATGTCTTGGTCGTAAAGCGTATCATTGGCTTTGCCGTTAATCACATATTGCAAAGAGGTAATTTGCGGAAACTTCTCGTAAATATGGTTCAGCAACAGTTCGCGTTGGGCTTTGTCTTCTTTGTAAAACTGCAACAGCACCATTATTTCTCCGGTAGAGGCGGTACGAATCATCAGCGTACGCAATAGGCCGGTATGATGACGAGCGTTGAAGAACTCTATGTTGTTGTCAGTAGCAAAGTGTTTGATTTCGTTGCGAATGGCATTCGAAGGGTCTTCTTGCAAATGGCATTTTTCAATGTCTAAGATTTTGTCCCACATACGCGGAATGTGAAAGCCTAAGGCATTTTTATTGCCAAATTCGACTCCTGATTGTATTTCGGCATCGGTCATCCAACGGGTGTCGGAGAAACCGAACTCCATTTTGTTTCGGTAAAAGAATTGTTTGGCTGAACCTAAGATGGGCTCAAAGGTGGGCAACTCAATTTTACCGATGCGTTTAAGGTTGTTGAATACCTCTTGGTTTTTATAGAACAACTGTTTGTCGTAGTTCATGTTTTGCCATTTGCAGCCGCCACAAGCCCCGAAATGCTGACAAACCGGGTCAACCCTGTCGGCAGAATACTGGTGGAATTTAATGGCTTTGCCTTCAAAGTAGGCTTTTCTTTTCTTGAGGGTTTGTACATCCACCACATCGCCAGGTACGACGTTGGGGATAAAGATGACTTGACCTTCGGGGGCTTTGGCTACCGATACGCCTTTGGCACCGGCATCTAAAACCGTTATGTTTTCAAATATGACTTTGTTGGTTACTTTTCTTCCCATGGCGCAAAAATAGAATTTAATTACGAATTATGAATTACGAATTACGAATTAGGGATTAGGGATTAGGAATTAGGAATTACAATTTTATTTTGGATTTTGTAGGTGGGTGAGGGGAGATGAATCTATGCCTTTTTGGGGTGAAAAAACGGTTTATGGCACTATAGAAACTGCCTTTATGGCAATGTGTGGCACTCTTGCCGCACTCTAGAGGCAATCTAGAAGCAATCTAGAAGCAATCTAGAGGCAATCTAGAGGCAATCTAGAGGCAATCTAGAGAAATTTAAAAAAGACA
Above is a genomic segment from Flavobacterium phycosphaerae containing:
- the rlmD gene encoding 23S rRNA (uracil(1939)-C(5))-methyltransferase RlmD, which produces MGRKVTNKVIFENITVLDAGAKGVSVAKAPEGQVIFIPNVVPGDVVDVQTLKKRKAYFEGKAIKFHQYSADRVDPVCQHFGACGGCKWQNMNYDKQLFYKNQEVFNNLKRIGKIELPTFEPILGSAKQFFYRNKMEFGFSDTRWMTDAEIQSGVEFGNKNALGFHIPRMWDKILDIEKCHLQEDPSNAIRNEIKHFATDNNIEFFNARHHTGLLRTLMIRTASTGEIMVLLQFYKEDKAQRELLLNHIYEKFPQITSLQYVINGKANDTLYDQDIKLFKGREYILEEMEGLHFSINAKSFYQTNSDQAYELYKITREFAGLTGNEVVYDLYTGTGTIAQFVSKQAQKVIGVEAVPEAIADAKENAKRNSITNCEFYVGDMKNVFNDDFIAQHGQPDVIITDPPRDGMHKDVVEQILKIAPEKVVYVSCNSATQARDLALMDEHYKVTRVRPVDMFPQTHHVENVVLLEKR